A section of the Streptomyces sp. Je 1-369 genome encodes:
- a CDS encoding sensor histidine kinase, producing the protein MTKPHDKLRGWAAARKAILAGLRFTSLRLRLVVVFGLVALTAAVSASGIAYWLNREAVLTRAQDAALKDFRQQMQNRAGALPADVSQAELQAAAEQMANSSQRYSVLLVAEKKGGGQLVGYSDLDAFTLAKVPASLQKAVTEKQPLTSGNKSPYHLYWQRTAEHGTPHLVGGAKVIGGGPTGYMLKSLEPEAKDLSSLGWSLAIATGLALIGSALLAQAAATTVLKPVHRLGVAARRLGEGKLDTRLRVSGTDELADLSRTFNRTAENLEKKVADMSARDEASRRFVADMSHELRTPLTAITAVTEVLEEELDAETGSVDPMIEPAVRLVVSETRRLNDLVENLMEVTRFDAGTARLVLDGVDIADQITACIDARAWLDAVELDAERGIMVRLDPRRLDVILANLIGNALKHGGSPVEVSVRLEDAKLVIAVRDHGPGIPEDVLPHVFDRFYKASASRPRSEGSGLGLSIALENAHIHGGEITAANSPDGGAVFTLWLPRGGEDDADDVDDAGDAGESAEGGQA; encoded by the coding sequence GTGACCAAACCGCACGACAAGCTCCGCGGCTGGGCCGCGGCGCGCAAGGCGATACTGGCGGGTCTGCGCTTCACGAGTCTGCGGCTGCGGCTCGTCGTGGTGTTCGGCCTCGTGGCGCTCACCGCGGCGGTCTCCGCGTCCGGCATCGCGTACTGGCTCAACCGCGAGGCGGTGCTCACGCGCGCGCAGGACGCGGCGCTCAAGGACTTCAGGCAGCAGATGCAGAACCGTGCGGGCGCGCTGCCCGCCGACGTCTCGCAGGCCGAACTGCAGGCGGCCGCCGAGCAGATGGCGAACAGCAGCCAGCGCTACAGCGTGCTCCTGGTCGCCGAGAAGAAGGGCGGCGGCCAGCTCGTCGGCTACTCCGACCTGGACGCCTTCACGCTCGCCAAGGTGCCGGCCTCGCTGCAGAAAGCGGTGACCGAGAAGCAGCCGCTGACCTCCGGCAACAAGAGCCCCTACCACCTGTACTGGCAGCGGACCGCCGAGCACGGCACCCCGCATCTGGTGGGCGGCGCCAAGGTCATCGGCGGCGGCCCGACCGGTTACATGCTCAAGTCACTGGAGCCGGAGGCGAAGGACCTCAGTTCGCTCGGCTGGTCCCTGGCCATCGCCACCGGGCTCGCGCTGATCGGCTCGGCGCTGCTCGCGCAGGCCGCCGCGACGACCGTCCTGAAGCCCGTGCACCGTCTCGGTGTCGCCGCGCGGCGCCTCGGCGAGGGGAAGCTGGACACGCGGCTGCGGGTGTCGGGCACCGATGAGCTGGCCGACCTGTCCCGTACGTTCAACAGGACCGCGGAGAACCTGGAGAAGAAGGTCGCCGACATGAGCGCCCGCGACGAGGCGTCCCGGCGCTTCGTCGCCGACATGTCGCACGAGCTGCGCACCCCGCTGACCGCCATCACCGCCGTGACGGAGGTCCTGGAGGAGGAGCTCGACGCGGAGACGGGGTCCGTGGACCCGATGATCGAACCGGCCGTACGCCTCGTGGTGAGCGAGACCCGCCGTCTGAACGACCTCGTGGAGAACCTCATGGAGGTCACCCGCTTCGACGCGGGGACCGCGCGCCTCGTCCTTGACGGCGTCGACATCGCCGACCAGATCACCGCGTGCATCGACGCGCGCGCCTGGCTGGACGCGGTGGAGCTGGACGCCGAGCGCGGCATCATGGTCCGGCTCGACCCGCGCCGCCTCGACGTGATCCTGGCGAACCTCATCGGCAACGCACTCAAGCACGGCGGCTCCCCGGTGGAGGTGTCGGTGCGCCTGGAGGACGCGAAGCTGGTCATCGCCGTACGCGACCACGGTCCCGGCATCCCCGAGGACGTGCTGCCGCACGTCTTCGACCGCTTCTACAAGGCGTCCGCCTCCCGGCCGCGGTCCGAGGGCAGTGGCCTCGGTCTCTCCATCGCGCTGGAGAACGCGCACATCCACGGCGGCGAGATCACCGCCGCCAACTCGCCGGACGGCGGCGCGGTCTTCACGCTGTGGCTGCCGCGCGGCGGTGAGGACGACGCGGATGACGTGGACGACGCGGGCGACGCGGGCGAGTCCGCGGAAGGGGGCCAGGCGTGA
- the afsQ1 gene encoding two-component system response regulator AfsQ1, with protein MPSLLLIEDDDAIRTALELSLTRQGHRVATAATGEDGLKLLGEQRPDLIVLDVMLPGIDGFEVCRRIRRTDQLPIILLTARSDDIDVVVGLESGADDYVVKPVQGRVLDARIRAVLRRGEREANDAATFGSLVIDRAAMTVTKNGEDLQLTPTELRLLLELSRRPGQALSRQQLLRLVWEHDYLGDSRLVDACVQRLRAKVEDVPSSPTLIRTVRGVGYRLDTPQ; from the coding sequence GTGCCTTCCCTGTTGCTGATCGAGGACGACGACGCCATCCGGACGGCCCTGGAGCTTTCGCTGACGCGCCAGGGGCATCGGGTGGCCACTGCTGCCACCGGCGAGGACGGTCTGAAGCTGCTCGGCGAGCAGCGGCCCGACCTGATCGTGCTGGATGTGATGCTGCCGGGCATCGACGGCTTCGAGGTGTGCCGTCGCATCCGGCGCACCGACCAGCTGCCGATCATCCTGCTGACCGCGCGCAGCGACGACATCGACGTGGTCGTCGGCCTGGAGTCCGGCGCCGACGACTATGTCGTCAAACCCGTACAGGGCCGGGTCCTGGACGCCCGGATCCGCGCCGTGCTGCGGCGCGGCGAGCGCGAGGCGAACGACGCGGCGACGTTCGGTTCGCTGGTCATCGACCGGGCCGCGATGACCGTCACGAAGAACGGTGAGGACCTGCAGCTCACACCCACCGAGCTGCGGCTGCTCCTGGAGCTGAGCCGCAGGCCGGGACAGGCCCTGTCGCGGCAGCAGTTGCTGCGTCTGGTGTGGGAGCACGACTACCTCGGCGACTCGCGGCTCGTGGACGCGTGTGTGCAGCGGCTGCGCGCCAAGGTCGAGGACGTCCCCTCGTCGCCGACCCTGATCCGTACGGTGCGCGGCGTCGGATACCGGCTGGACACGCCTCAGTGA
- a CDS encoding SigE family RNA polymerase sigma factor, with protein sequence MNSLHSTSSSAVVTRLHDVGRGSEKSGAVSGRGCARGTGRQHTGIMTVVDRAHGGAAYGEDSGERKSLSEAEFTAYVQERRASLYATAYHLTGDRFEAEDLLQSALFSTYRAWDRISDKAAVGGYLRRTMTNLHISAWRRRKLNEYPTEELPETVGDTDAMRGTELRAVLWQALARLPELQRTMLVLRYYEGRTDPEIADILDISVGTVKSSIWRSLRRLREDEVLSFGRDEEESFGELVA encoded by the coding sequence ATGAATTCGCTGCACAGCACCAGCTCGAGCGCAGTTGTCACGCGTCTCCACGACGTCGGACGGGGGTCTGAGAAGTCCGGTGCCGTGAGCGGGCGGGGGTGCGCTCGCGGCACCGGGCGTCAGCACACCGGGATCATGACGGTGGTTGACAGGGCTCACGGGGGAGCCGCGTACGGGGAGGACTCGGGGGAGCGGAAGTCACTGTCGGAGGCGGAGTTCACCGCCTACGTCCAGGAACGCCGCGCCTCCCTGTACGCAACCGCCTACCACCTGACCGGCGACCGGTTCGAGGCCGAGGACCTGCTGCAGAGCGCCCTCTTCTCGACGTACCGGGCCTGGGACCGGATCAGTGACAAGGCCGCGGTCGGGGGCTACCTCCGCCGCACCATGACGAATCTGCACATCAGCGCGTGGCGCCGCCGCAAGCTGAACGAGTACCCGACCGAGGAGCTGCCGGAGACGGTGGGCGACACGGACGCGATGCGCGGCACGGAGCTGCGCGCGGTTCTCTGGCAGGCCCTGGCCCGCCTCCCCGAACTGCAGCGCACGATGCTCGTGCTCCGCTACTACGAGGGTCGTACGGACCCCGAGATCGCGGACATCCTCGACATCAGTGTCGGCACGGTGAAGTCCAGCATCTGGCGGTCGCTCCGCCGGCTGCGCGAGGACGAGGTCCTCAGCTTCGGCCGTGACGAGGAGGAGTCCTTCGGCGAGTTGGTCGCCTGA
- a CDS encoding uridine kinase: MGSHPPIPTRVVLLTGPSGSGKSSFAARSGLPVLCLDDFYKEAGDPTLPQVPGSSDIDWDSPASWDADVAVAAIEELCRTGRTKVPVYDISVSARVGQESLDIERTPLFVAEGIFAADIVERCRELGVLADAICLRGRPSTTFRRRLLRDLREGRKSVPFLLRRGWRLMRAERAIVARQTALGAHPCAKDEALGRVAAAAAGRCVQARAKASS, encoded by the coding sequence TTGGGTTCCCATCCCCCGATACCGACCCGTGTCGTGCTGCTGACGGGCCCTTCCGGCTCGGGGAAGTCGTCGTTCGCCGCCCGCTCGGGGCTGCCCGTGCTGTGTCTGGACGACTTCTACAAGGAAGCGGGCGACCCCACGCTGCCGCAGGTGCCGGGCAGTTCGGACATCGACTGGGACTCCCCGGCCTCCTGGGACGCCGACGTGGCGGTCGCCGCGATCGAGGAGCTGTGCCGGACGGGGCGCACGAAGGTGCCGGTGTACGACATCTCGGTCAGTGCGCGCGTCGGGCAGGAGTCCCTGGACATCGAGCGCACGCCGCTCTTCGTCGCCGAGGGCATCTTCGCGGCGGACATCGTGGAGCGGTGTCGGGAGCTCGGCGTGCTGGCCGACGCGATCTGTCTGCGGGGGCGGCCCTCGACCACGTTCCGGCGGCGGCTGCTGCGGGATCTGCGGGAGGGCCGCAAGTCCGTGCCGTTCCTGCTGCGGCGCGGCTGGCGGCTGATGCGGGCGGAACGCGCCATCGTGGCGCGGCAGACCGCGCTGGGCGCGCATCCCTGCGCGAAGGACGAGGCGTTGGGGCGGGTCGCGGCGGCCGCGGCGGGCCGGTGCGTGCAGGCGCGGGCCAAGGCCTCTTCGTAG
- a CDS encoding MDR family MFS transporter — protein MNQRTEPTAPTPAQETPPAPPETPDPPSRLAVLGLLLGIILATLDGTIVGTALPTIVGDLGGLDHFSWVVTAYLLAAAVSTPVWGKIGDLYGRKGSYLTSITVFLVGSVLCGLAQNMEQLIAFRALQGLGAGGLFVGAMALLGTLLTPAQAGRSQSMIGVMLPVAMIGGPLLGGFLTDHLDWRWVFYVNVPVGAVALLLVGLLVRLRGERSTARIDYAGVALLTAGILALTLLGTWGGTTYDWLSPQIGGLALLAAASLAAFARVERRAPEPVVPPRLFRDRNFTLAQVLTFLAGAAMMGAASYLPQYMQFVRGMSSTESGLLLLPLMLGMMGAQLYIGRAVGKGGTYRAYPIAGGAVATVGALALLTVDVGTSTAVASALTFVLGAGLGCLMQPSLLITMNSADLRDMGAASGTNALLRTIGGSLGVAVLGSVYTGRLTASLTERLGRDGERLAGGELTPALLTGLPEPARDAFRAGVTSGLHGVMTGTAVLCVLTLAAAWLIREVPLRTRPEAAAPAD, from the coding sequence ATGAACCAGCGCACGGAGCCCACCGCACCCACCCCCGCCCAGGAGACACCCCCCGCACCACCGGAAACCCCGGACCCGCCCTCCCGGCTCGCCGTCCTCGGCCTGCTGCTCGGCATCATCCTGGCGACGCTCGACGGCACCATCGTCGGCACCGCGCTCCCGACGATCGTCGGCGACCTCGGCGGCCTCGACCACTTCTCCTGGGTCGTGACGGCCTACCTGCTCGCCGCCGCCGTCTCCACCCCCGTCTGGGGCAAGATCGGCGACCTGTACGGCCGCAAGGGCAGCTATCTGACCTCGATCACGGTCTTCCTGGTCGGCTCCGTGCTCTGCGGACTCGCCCAGAACATGGAGCAGTTGATCGCGTTCCGCGCCCTCCAGGGGCTCGGCGCGGGCGGCCTCTTCGTCGGCGCGATGGCACTCCTGGGGACACTGCTCACGCCCGCACAGGCCGGGCGTTCACAGTCGATGATCGGCGTCATGCTGCCCGTCGCGATGATCGGCGGCCCGCTCCTCGGCGGCTTCCTCACCGACCACCTCGACTGGCGCTGGGTCTTCTACGTCAACGTGCCCGTCGGCGCGGTCGCGCTCCTGCTCGTCGGCCTCCTCGTCCGGCTCCGCGGCGAGCGCAGCACGGCCCGGATCGACTACGCGGGCGTCGCACTCCTGACGGCGGGCATCCTGGCGCTGACGCTGCTCGGGACCTGGGGCGGCACGACGTACGACTGGCTGTCCCCGCAGATCGGCGGCCTCGCACTGCTCGCCGCCGCCTCGCTCGCCGCGTTCGCCCGGGTGGAGCGGCGCGCCCCCGAACCGGTCGTCCCGCCCCGCCTGTTCCGCGACCGCAACTTCACGCTCGCCCAAGTGCTCACCTTCCTGGCAGGCGCGGCGATGATGGGGGCGGCCAGCTATCTGCCGCAGTACATGCAGTTCGTCCGCGGCATGTCGTCGACGGAGAGCGGTCTGCTGCTGCTCCCGCTGATGCTGGGCATGATGGGCGCGCAGCTGTACATCGGCAGGGCGGTCGGCAAGGGCGGCACGTACCGTGCGTACCCGATCGCGGGCGGCGCCGTCGCCACGGTGGGCGCACTGGCCCTTCTGACGGTGGACGTGGGCACCTCCACGGCCGTGGCGTCCGCACTGACGTTCGTCCTGGGCGCGGGCCTCGGCTGCCTGATGCAGCCGTCGCTCCTCATCACCATGAACAGCGCGGACCTCCGCGACATGGGCGCCGCCAGCGGCACCAACGCGCTCCTGCGCACCATCGGCGGCTCGCTCGGCGTCGCGGTCCTCGGCTCCGTCTACACCGGCCGCCTGACCGCCTCCCTGACGGAGCGCCTCGGCCGGGACGGCGAGCGCCTGGCGGGCGGCGAACTGACCCCCGCGCTCCTGACCGGCCTCCCCGAACCGGCACGGGACGCCTTCCGGGCCGGGGTCACCAGCGGGCTGCACGGCGTCATGACCGGCACGGCCGTGCTGTGCGTGCTCACGCTCGCGGCGGCGTGGCTGATCCGCGAGGTGCCGCTGCGGACCAGGCCGGAAGCCGCGGCGCCCGCCGACTAG
- a CDS encoding NADPH-dependent FMN reductase, whose product MTAAISRPAALRVAILVGSTREGRFAPVVTRWIKGHLDQRDDMDVDVIDLAETPLPTVLPAFGAPPAPATAEALALVSPRLAAADAFVFITPEYNHSYPASLKNAIDWHNEQWHAKPIGFVSYGGLSGGLRAVEHLRVVMAELNATTIRNTVSLHNAWGSFDEQHGITEPASDAAVKTMLDQLAWWALALREARSARPYAA is encoded by the coding sequence ATGACCGCAGCCATTTCCCGCCCCGCCGCACTCCGCGTCGCGATCCTCGTAGGCAGCACCCGCGAGGGCCGCTTCGCACCCGTCGTCACCCGCTGGATCAAGGGCCACCTCGACCAGCGCGACGACATGGACGTCGACGTCATCGACCTCGCCGAGACCCCGCTCCCCACGGTCCTGCCCGCCTTCGGCGCGCCGCCCGCGCCCGCCACCGCCGAGGCCCTCGCACTGGTCAGCCCGCGCCTGGCCGCGGCCGACGCCTTCGTCTTCATCACGCCCGAGTACAACCACAGCTACCCGGCGTCCCTGAAGAACGCCATCGACTGGCACAACGAGCAGTGGCACGCCAAGCCGATCGGCTTCGTCTCCTACGGCGGTCTCTCCGGCGGCCTCCGCGCGGTCGAGCACCTCCGGGTCGTGATGGCCGAGCTGAACGCCACGACGATCCGCAACACCGTCAGCCTGCACAACGCCTGGGGCTCCTTCGACGAGCAGCACGGGATCACGGAGCCGGCGAGCGACGCCGCGGTCAAGACCATGCTCGACCAGCTCGCGTGGTGGGCGCTGGCCCTGCGCGAGGCCAGGTCGGCCCGCCCGTACGCCGCCTGA
- a CDS encoding TetR/AcrR family transcriptional regulator, which produces MAAQKKVEPEITLWERLERPAAAQRTALTPQKIAEVAVKVADAEGFAAVTMRRLATELGVAPMAAYRHVSGKDDLWALMVDRVTAEVVVAEDVAGWREVLRAYAVGSRRLMLAHPWLAQLPTPHFALTPNRMAMADRQLAALEHHGLDADTIMTAFRTVGAYVHGVSQSEVALRQYMQDNGWTSGEEARAGLAPQMMYLMGTGRYPAYRRYAIGAGRKDDAAWQFETGLDCVLDGIAVRLGLAPRA; this is translated from the coding sequence ATGGCAGCACAGAAGAAGGTCGAGCCCGAGATCACGCTCTGGGAACGCCTGGAGCGCCCGGCAGCCGCGCAGCGCACCGCGCTGACGCCACAGAAGATCGCGGAGGTCGCGGTGAAGGTCGCCGACGCCGAAGGCTTCGCGGCCGTCACCATGCGCCGTCTCGCCACCGAACTCGGCGTCGCGCCCATGGCCGCGTATCGCCATGTCTCCGGCAAGGACGACCTGTGGGCGCTCATGGTCGACCGGGTCACCGCCGAGGTCGTCGTGGCCGAGGACGTGGCCGGCTGGCGCGAGGTACTGCGCGCGTACGCCGTCGGCAGCCGCCGCCTGATGCTGGCGCACCCCTGGCTCGCCCAGCTCCCCACGCCCCACTTCGCCCTGACGCCGAACCGGATGGCCATGGCCGACCGGCAGCTCGCGGCACTGGAGCACCACGGGCTCGACGCCGACACGATCATGACGGCCTTCCGCACCGTCGGCGCCTACGTGCACGGCGTCAGCCAGTCGGAGGTGGCGCTGCGCCAGTACATGCAGGACAACGGCTGGACCAGCGGCGAAGAGGCACGCGCCGGACTCGCGCCGCAGATGATGTACCTGATGGGCACCGGCCGCTATCCGGCCTACCGGCGCTACGCCATCGGGGCGGGCCGCAAGGACGACGCCGCCTGGCAGTTCGAGACGGGCCTCGACTGCGTCCTGGACGGCATCGCGGTCCGGCTCGGGCTCGCACCGCGCGCATGA
- a CDS encoding aldehyde dehydrogenase family protein: MSDRLSVFKTYKLYVGGKFPRSESGRVYEVSDSKNKWLANAPLSSRKDARDAVVAARKAQGGWAGRTAYLRGQILYRVAEMLEGRKDQFVREVAEAEGLSKSKAAVVVDAAIDRWVWYAGWTDKVAQIVGGGNPVAGPFFNLSSPEPTGVVTVVAPQKSSFLGLVSVIAPVIATGNTAVVIASEDSPLPALSLGEVLATSDLPGGVVNILSGRTAEIAPSLAAHQDVNAIDLAGVEDDVLAKELEVAAADNLKRVVRPQPVDWSADPGTHRLTAFLETKTVWHPTGSLGASGSAY, encoded by the coding sequence ATGTCTGACCGTTTGAGCGTCTTCAAGACCTACAAGCTGTACGTCGGGGGCAAGTTCCCCCGCAGCGAGAGCGGCCGGGTGTACGAGGTGTCCGACTCGAAGAACAAGTGGCTGGCCAACGCCCCGCTCTCGTCCCGCAAGGACGCGCGTGACGCGGTCGTCGCCGCGCGCAAGGCGCAGGGCGGCTGGGCGGGCAGGACGGCGTATCTGCGCGGCCAGATCCTCTACCGCGTCGCGGAGATGCTGGAGGGCCGCAAGGACCAGTTCGTCCGCGAGGTCGCCGAGGCGGAGGGTCTGTCCAAGTCCAAGGCCGCCGTGGTCGTGGACGCGGCGATCGACCGCTGGGTCTGGTACGCGGGCTGGACCGACAAGGTCGCCCAGATCGTGGGCGGCGGCAACCCCGTCGCGGGCCCCTTCTTCAACCTCTCCTCGCCGGAGCCGACGGGCGTGGTGACGGTCGTCGCCCCGCAGAAGTCGTCGTTCCTGGGTCTGGTCTCCGTCATCGCGCCCGTGATCGCGACGGGCAACACGGCCGTGGTGATCGCCAGCGAGGACTCCCCGCTCCCCGCGCTCTCCCTCGGTGAGGTGCTCGCCACCTCCGACCTGCCCGGCGGCGTCGTGAACATCCTGTCCGGCCGTACGGCGGAGATCGCCCCGTCGCTCGCCGCGCACCAGGACGTGAACGCGATCGACCTCGCGGGCGTCGAGGACGACGTCCTGGCCAAGGAGCTGGAGGTCGCCGCGGCGGACAACCTCAAGCGTGTCGTCCGTCCACAGCCTGTGGACTGGTCGGCCGACCCCGGCACGCACCGCCTGACGGCCTTCCTGGAGACCAAGACGGTCTGGCACCCCACGGGTTCGCTGGGCGCGTCCGGCTCGGCGTACTGA
- a CDS encoding aldehyde dehydrogenase family protein has product MTSPFEYAPAPESRSVVDIAPSYGLFIDGEFTEAADGKVFKTVSPSSEEVLSEVAQASSEDVDRAVKAARKAFEKWSVLPGAERAKYLFRIARIIQERSRELAVLETLDNGKPIKETRDADLPLVAAHFFYYAGWADKLDHAGYGANPRPLGVAGQVIPWNFPLLMLAWKIAPALATGNTVVLKPAETTPLSALFFADICRQAGLPKGVVNILPGYGDAGAALTAHPDVNKVAFTGSTAVGKAIARQVAGTDKKVTLELGGKGANIVFDDAPIDQAVEGIVTGIFFNQGQVCCAGSRLLVQESVQDEVLDALKRRLSTLRLGDPLDKNTDIGAINSAEQLARITALAETGEAEGAERWSAPCELPSSGYWFAPTLFTNVTQAHTVARDEIFGPVLSVLTFRTPEEAVAKANNTQYGLSAGIWTEKGSRILAVADRLRAGVIWANTFNKFDPTSPFGGYKESGYGREGGRHGLEAYLDV; this is encoded by the coding sequence ATGACTTCCCCCTTCGAGTACGCTCCGGCGCCCGAGTCGCGCTCCGTCGTCGACATCGCGCCGAGCTACGGCCTGTTCATCGACGGCGAGTTCACCGAGGCCGCCGACGGCAAGGTCTTCAAGACGGTCTCCCCGTCCTCCGAAGAAGTCCTCTCCGAGGTGGCGCAGGCCTCCTCCGAAGACGTCGACCGCGCGGTGAAGGCCGCCCGCAAGGCCTTCGAGAAGTGGTCGGTGCTGCCGGGTGCCGAGCGCGCCAAGTACCTCTTCCGCATCGCCCGGATCATCCAGGAGCGCAGCCGCGAACTGGCCGTCCTGGAGACCCTGGACAACGGAAAGCCCATCAAGGAGACGCGCGACGCCGACCTCCCCCTGGTCGCCGCGCACTTCTTCTACTACGCGGGCTGGGCCGACAAGCTCGACCACGCCGGGTACGGCGCGAACCCCCGGCCGCTCGGCGTCGCGGGCCAGGTCATCCCCTGGAACTTCCCGCTCCTGATGCTGGCCTGGAAGATCGCCCCGGCGCTCGCGACCGGCAACACGGTCGTCCTGAAGCCCGCCGAGACGACCCCCCTGAGTGCGCTGTTCTTCGCGGACATCTGCCGCCAGGCGGGCCTGCCCAAGGGCGTCGTCAACATCCTTCCCGGTTACGGCGACGCGGGCGCGGCCCTGACCGCCCACCCGGACGTGAACAAGGTCGCCTTCACCGGCTCGACCGCCGTCGGCAAGGCCATCGCGCGCCAGGTCGCGGGCACCGACAAGAAGGTCACGCTCGAACTGGGCGGCAAGGGCGCGAACATCGTCTTCGACGACGCGCCCATCGACCAGGCCGTCGAGGGCATCGTCACCGGCATCTTCTTCAACCAGGGCCAGGTCTGCTGCGCGGGCTCGCGTCTCCTCGTACAGGAATCGGTCCAGGACGAGGTGCTCGACGCCCTCAAGCGCCGCCTCTCCACGCTCCGCCTCGGCGACCCGCTGGACAAGAACACCGACATCGGCGCCATCAACTCCGCCGAGCAGCTCGCCCGCATCACCGCGCTCGCCGAGACCGGCGAGGCGGAGGGCGCTGAGCGCTGGTCGGCGCCGTGCGAGCTGCCCTCGTCCGGCTACTGGTTCGCGCCGACGCTGTTCACCAACGTCACGCAGGCGCACACCGTCGCGCGCGACGAGATCTTCGGTCCGGTGCTGTCGGTGCTCACCTTCCGTACGCCGGAAGAGGCCGTCGCCAAGGCCAACAACACCCAGTACGGCCTCTCCGCCGGCATCTGGACGGAGAAGGGCTCCCGCATCCTCGCGGTCGCCGACCGCCTGCGCGCGGGCGTGATCTGGGCCAACACGTTCAACAAGTTCGACCCGACCTCGCCCTTCGGCGGCTACAAGGAATCGGGTTACGGCCGCGAGGGCGGTCGCCACGGCCTGGAGGCGTACCTCGATGTCTGA
- the deoC gene encoding deoxyribose-phosphate aldolase, with amino-acid sequence MPTAFADVTASDSTLRRFLHGLPGVDAVGLEARAASLGTRSIKTTAKAYAIDLAISMIDLTTLEGADTPGKVRALGAKAANPDPTDRETPRTAAVCVYPDMVATAKEAVGNSGVKVASVATAFPAGRAAIEVKLGDVREAVAAGADEIDMVIDRGAFLSGDYMTVFEQIRAVKEACGTARLKVIFETGELSTYDNIKRASWIGMIAGADFIKTSTGKVGVNATPANTLLMLEAVRDFRAQTGVQIGVKPAGGIRSTKDAVKFLVLVNETAGPDWLDNHWFRFGASSLLNDLLMQRQKLATGRYSGPDYVTVD; translated from the coding sequence ATGCCCACTGCATTCGCTGACGTGACAGCGTCCGACAGCACGCTCCGCCGCTTCCTTCACGGGCTGCCCGGCGTCGACGCGGTCGGCCTGGAGGCGCGTGCCGCCTCGCTCGGTACCCGTTCGATCAAGACCACGGCGAAGGCGTACGCCATCGACCTGGCCATTTCGATGATCGACCTGACGACGCTCGAGGGCGCCGACACCCCGGGCAAGGTCCGGGCGCTCGGTGCGAAGGCCGCGAACCCGGACCCGACCGACCGTGAGACCCCCCGCACCGCGGCCGTCTGCGTCTATCCGGACATGGTCGCCACCGCCAAGGAGGCCGTCGGGAACAGCGGCGTGAAGGTCGCGTCCGTCGCGACCGCCTTCCCCGCGGGCCGCGCGGCGATCGAGGTGAAGCTGGGCGACGTGCGCGAGGCCGTCGCGGCGGGCGCCGACGAGATCGACATGGTCATCGACCGGGGCGCGTTCCTGTCGGGTGACTACATGACGGTGTTCGAGCAGATCCGCGCCGTGAAGGAGGCCTGCGGCACCGCCCGCCTGAAGGTCATCTTCGAGACCGGTGAGCTCTCGACGTACGACAACATCAAGCGCGCCAGCTGGATCGGCATGATCGCGGGCGCCGACTTCATCAAGACCTCGACCGGCAAGGTCGGCGTCAACGCCACCCCGGCCAACACCCTGCTCATGCTGGAGGCCGTCCGCGACTTCCGTGCGCAGACGGGGGTGCAGATCGGCGTGAAGCCCGCGGGCGGCATCCGCTCCACCAAGGACGCGGTGAAGTTCCTCGTGCTCGTGAACGAGACGGCCGGTCCCGACTGGCTGGACAACCACTGGTTCCGCTTCGGTGCCTCTTCGCTCCTCAACGACCTGCTCATGCAGCGTCAGAAGCTGGCCACCGGCCGCTACTCCGGCCCCGACTACGTGACGGTGGACTGA
- a CDS encoding PH domain-containing protein, translating into MSDPQDPAAEPVYKDRTYRSPAGIAGGVLLLALGAWLGIDAVVRGEGRTPWLALAGLLLAVPLIVAFTVRPAVYANDDRLRIRNPFRTITLPWASVATLRSGYSNEVLTGAGTKFQLWAIPVSMRGRKRAARRRSMAAASGDPTGGRPFLDPNAPPTRAAGDLSMDELRELAERRADAESAQGEPVVRWAYEILAPCAAGAVLLAVLLAVA; encoded by the coding sequence ATGAGCGACCCTCAAGACCCCGCGGCGGAGCCCGTCTACAAGGACCGCACCTATCGGTCCCCGGCCGGCATCGCGGGCGGTGTCCTGCTGCTCGCCCTGGGCGCCTGGCTCGGCATCGACGCCGTGGTCCGCGGCGAGGGCCGCACCCCGTGGCTCGCGCTCGCCGGGCTGCTCCTCGCCGTGCCGCTGATCGTCGCGTTCACCGTACGGCCCGCCGTGTACGCCAACGACGACCGCCTCCGGATCCGCAACCCGTTCCGGACCATCACGCTGCCGTGGGCGTCCGTCGCGACGCTCCGCTCCGGCTACTCCAACGAGGTCCTCACCGGCGCGGGCACGAAGTTCCAGCTCTGGGCGATCCCCGTCTCGATGCGCGGCCGCAAGAGGGCGGCGCGCAGGCGGTCGATGGCCGCCGCGTCCGGCGACCCGACGGGCGGCCGCCCCTTCCTCGACCCCAACGCGCCGCCCACGCGCGCGGCGGGCGACCTGTCCATGGACGAGCTCCGCGAACTCGCCGAACGGCGCGCCGACGCGGAGTCCGCGCAGGGCGAGCCCGTGGTGCGCTGGGCGTACGAGATCCTCGCGCCGTGCGCCGCGGGGGCGGTGCTGCTCGCTGTGCTGCTCGCGGTGGCCTGA